The following proteins come from a genomic window of Caloenas nicobarica isolate bCalNic1 chromosome 24, bCalNic1.hap1, whole genome shotgun sequence:
- the PSMD3 gene encoding 26S proteasome non-ATPase regulatory subunit 3 yields MKQDGSSRRRGDKAKAPPDGPPPAPPDVEMQEETAAATETAGERQPQRELDAITLEDIKEHVKQLEKAVSGKEPRYVLRALRALPSTSRRLNSNVLHKAINGFFTSNSTVRDFLLGFLEESMDTEAELQFRPRTGKAASAPLLPEVETYLQLLLVIYLMNSKRYPEAQKVSDDLMQKISSQNRRALDLVVAKCYYYHSRIYEFLNKLDVVRSFLHARLRTATLRHDADGQATLLNLLLRNYLHYNLYDQAEKLVSKSVFPEQANNNEWARYLYYTGRIKAIQLEYSEARRTMTNALRKAPQHTAVGFKQTVHKLLIVVELLLGEIPDRLQFRQPSLKRSLMPYFLLTQAVRTGNLAKFNQVLDQFGDKFQADGTYTLIIRLRHNVIKTGVRMISLSYSRISLADIAQKLQLDSPEDAEFIVAKAIRDGVIEASINHEKGYVQSKEMIDIYSTREPQLAFHQRISFCLDIHNMSVKAMRFPPKSYNKDLESAEERREREQQDLEFAKEMAEDDDDGFP; encoded by the exons ATGAAGCAGGACGGCTcgtcccgccgccgcggcgACAAGGCCAAGGCCCCCCCGGacgggccgccgcccgccccccccgaCGTGGAGATGCAGGAGGAGACGGCGGCGGCGACCGAAACGGCCGGGGAGAGGCAACCGCAGCGAGAGCTGGACGCCATCACGTTGGAGG ACATCAAGGAGCACgtgaagcagctggaaaaggcCGTGTCGGGGAAGGAGCCGCGTTACGTCCTGCGCGCCCTGCGGGCTCTGCCCTCCACCTCCCGCCGCCTCAACTCCAACGTGCTCCACAAAGCCATCAACGGCTTCTTCACCTCCAACAGCACCGTGCGGGACTTTCTGCTCGGCTTCCTGGAGGAG TCCATGGACACGGAAGCTGAGCTGCAGTTTCGCCCGCGGACAGGGAAAGCGGCCTCAGCCCCTCTCCTGCCTGAAGTGGAGACCtacctccagctgctcctcgtcATCTACCTGATGAACAGCAAGCGATACCCAGAG GCTCAGAAAGTGTCTGACGACCTGATGCAGAAGATCAGTTCCCAAAACCGCCGGGCTCTTGACCTGGTGGTGGCAAAATGTTATTATTACCACTCCCGCATATACGAATTCCTGAATAAACTCGACGTGGTCAGGAG cttcctgcacgCCCGGCTCCGCACGGCCACGCTGCGCCATGACGCGGACGGCCAGGCCACCCTCCTGAACCTGCTGCTGAGGAACTATCTCCACTACAACCTCTACGACCAAGCAGAAAAACTCGTCTCCAAGTCCGTGTTTCCCGAACAGGCCAACAACAACGAGTGGGCTCGGTACCTCTATTACACAG GGCGCATCAAGGCCATCCAGCTGGAGTACTCAGAGGCAAGAAGAACCATGACCAACGCCCTGCGGAAGGCACCGCAGCACACGGCCGTCGGCTTCAAGCAGACA gtgCACAAGCTGCTGATTGTGGTGGAACTGCTGCTTGGGGAGATCCCGGACAGGCTGCAGTTCAGACAACCCTCCCTCAAGCGCTCGCTCATGCCCTATTTCCTCCTGACCCAGG CCGTCAGGACCGGGAACCTGGCCAAATTCAACCAAGTCCTTGATCAGTTTGGGGACAAGTTCCAGGCTGATGGCACCTACACCCTGATCATTCGCCTGAGACACAACGTCATCAAGACGG GTGTCCGGATGATCAGTCTCTCCTACTCCCGCATCTCCCTGGCTGATATCGcccagaagctgcagctggacAGTCCGGAGGACGCAGAGTTCATTGTGGCCAAG GCCATCCGGGACGGCGTGATCGAGGCCAGCATTAACCACGAGAAGGGCTACGTCCAGTCCAAGGAAATGATCGACATTTACTCCACCCGGGAGCCCCAGCTGGCGTTTCACCAGCGCATCTCGTTCTGCCTCGACATCCACAATATGTCGGTCAAG gccaTGAGGTTCCCGCCCAAATCTTACAACAAGGACTTGGAATCTGCAgag gAGCGCCGGGAGCGCGAGCAGCAGGACCTGGAGTTCGCAAAGGAGATGGCAGAGGATGATGACGACGGTTTTCCGTGA
- the GSDMA gene encoding gasdermin-A yields MFKKLTESIVHQMDPKGTLVPVPSFSGHEHFRPLCLVKRKRKTIFHLFPRYEQTGYRLNNVLLPGEDNKSIESLFPNGGDRDSSKFTLKKSSSDRVDGNLSVPVDCANAEVKGAASSSKAWSITLEKNHIPLPELNALQDKRKMDMNHTFIRQLKKAQHILYVIHETIEASEETSYEECTKATAGFMAQFYAKFSVKGTTAKKQSITIPKGCTLAFRAIQLGITDESWYLDYFPYEARTMLVSDGSSQGKLGELEGELKANCQILSTLSSDVLVVFLKAIKAAMRDRNLFQELTQKMEAVLHDTGGSELETESPDLKDLLSSLQDSSRDLLLALAGAITYTLDALDELTENQLLLLLEALEEKIVPQWLKLVESILEHDIEDTTGPFSVDPTLLSFPQEKEQELTIALVEMSGVKLQKDGSVICTDNAFPAVAALYVSLYVLGLLSNSD; encoded by the exons ATGTTTAAAAAACTCACTGAATCCATAGTACATCAAATGGATCCAAAAGGAACCCTGGTGCCAGTTCCCAGCTTCTCAGGCCATGAACATTTCAGACCCCTCTGtctagtgaaaagaaaaagaaaaaccataTTCCACCTATTTCCCCGCTACGAGCAGACAGGTTACAGGCTCAACAAcgtgctgctgcctggagaagacaatAAAAGCATAG agtcCCTCTTTCCCAACGGAGGGGATAGAGATTCAAGCaaatttacactgaaaaaaagcagcagcgaCAGAGTTGATGGTAATCTAAGTGTTCCTGTGGACTGTGCAAACGCAGAGGTGAAAGGAGCTGCATCCTCATCCAAAGCGTGGTCCATCACGCTGGAGAAGAACCATATCCCGCTACCAGAACTCAACGCACTGCAAGACAAAAG aaaaATGGATATGAATCACACCTTCATTCGACAACTAAAGAAAGCACAACACATTTTATACGTGATTCACGAAACAATAGAAGCCTCTGAGGAGACGAGCTACGAGGAATGCACCAAGGCGACGGCGGGCTTCATGGCCCAGTTTTATGCCAAGTTTAGTGTGAAG GGCACCACAGCGAAAAAACAAAGCATAACTATACCCAAAGGCTGCACCCTGGCCTTCAGGGCAATCCAGCTGGGGATTACAGATGAATCGTGGT ATCTTGACTACTTCCCATACGAAGCAAGAACAATGCTTGTATCTGACG GTTCCTCACAAGGAAAATTAGGAGAACTGGAAGGAGAACTTAAAGCAAATTGTCAAATTCTCTCCACGCTGTCTTCTGATGTGCTCGtcgtatttttaaaagccatcaAAGCTGCGATGAGAGACAGGAACCTCTTTCAAGAGCTGACCCAGAAA ATGGAAGCAGTTCTTCATGACACTGGTGGTTCTGAGCTGGAAACAGAAAGCCCAGACTTAAAAGACCTGCTGAGCAGCTTACAGGATTCTTCAAGGGATCTTCTCCTTGCGCTGGCAGGAGCAATCACCTACACTCTGGACGCGTTAGATG AGCTAACGGAGaatcagctgctgctgttgctggaggCTTTGGAAGAGAAGATTGTGCCCCAATGGCTTAAGCTG GTTGAGAGCATCCTGGAACATGACATAGAAGACACGACGGGGCCGTTCAGCGTGGATCCCACTTTGCTCTCCTTCCCACAGGAGAAGGAACAAGAATTAACCATTGCCCTGGTTGAGATGAGCGGAGTGAAGCTCCAGAAGGATGGATCCGTTATCTGTACAGACAACGCCTTCCCAGCCGTCGCAGCCCTGTACGTGTCTCTGTACGTCCTCGGTCTTCTGAGCAACTCAGATTAG